Part of the Periophthalmus magnuspinnatus isolate fPerMag1 chromosome 18, fPerMag1.2.pri, whole genome shotgun sequence genome is shown below.
ggtcctacagggcagggacaggaggttggagctggaggagtggaggaggcgagatggagtgtggaggtggagcaggtctgtgaggtaaggAGAGATTTGAATGTCAggagaaggattttgaagtggatgcgctgatggatggggagccagtggagcttgtggaggacaggagtgatgtgggtgtgggtgaggagccAGGCAGtggagttctgaatgtactgtcgTCTGTTGAGGGTTTTGGATGGTGTACCGTAGAGGACGCTATTGCAGTAGTCGattctggatgtgatgaatacgtggatgagagtttcagcggcagagaaggtgagtgatgggcggagacgggctatgtttttgaggtgaaagaatGCAGTCCGGGTTATGTGCTTGACGTGGGGTTCAAATGAGAGAGTGGGGTGGAGGAGCACACCGAGGTTGCGGATgagtgaggatggagagagtgtggtgttGTCAAAGTGGAGGGTGAAGTGTTGTGAGGATTTGGTGATGTTGTGTGGACCGATGATGATGAAGTCTGTTTTGTCGCTGTTTAGTTTGAGGAACTTGTGATTCATCCAGTTTTTGATGTCTGTTAGGCAGTGGGTGAGAGTAGAGTGGATTGTGGGGTTGATGGatgttgtggagatgtaaagttTGATGtcgtcagcgtagcagtgaaagcGGAGACCGTGACGACGAATGATGTTGACGAGGGGGAGGATgtagagaatgaagaggagaggaccaaGCACCGAACCTTGGGGGACTCCCTGCTGCAGGGGCCTATGGAAGAGGAGCAATGGTTGAAGTGGATGAACTGTTGCCGGTTTGTGAGGTAGGactggagccagaggagagcagagccggTGATGTTGAGTGAGTTTTTGAGGCGGGACAGGAGGATGGAGTGGCTGATTGTGTCCAAGGCTGCAGTGAGGTCCAAgaggatgaggatggagaggtggccggagtcggaggagaggaggaggtcattcGTGACTTTGAGCAGAGCTGTTTCGGTGCTGTGTTTGGGACGGAAGCCGGACTGGAAGGGTTCATAGAAACTgttggaggtgaggtgggtttggagttgGGCTCCGACGACACGTTCGAGGATTTTAGACAGAAAGGGAAGGTTGGATATGGGACGGAAATTTGCACAGTTATCAGGGTCAAGGTTGGGTTTTTTGAGGATGGGGGTGATAGCAGCCAGCTTGAGAGACTGTGGGACAGAaccggaggagagggaggagtttaTGATTTGGGTGCTCAGTGGAGAGAGTGCAGGAAGACAGGCTTTGATaagaggagagggaatgggATCCAGGGAGCATGTGGAAGTTTTAATGCCGGAAAAATGTTTTGGCAGGTGAACAGGGGAAATGGGTGTGAAGTGAGAGAGCTGTTGATGGGATGGAGGAGGATCAGGTGGAGCAgtgtgggaggaggagaggtctaTTGAACTGTAAATGGAATCTATTTTGGACTGAAAGAAGGATTGAAATTGATTGCATTTGTCAGTGGTGAAGGACGATGAGGTGTTGTAGTTGGGTTTTGGGAGTGTGTTTGTTGTGGAAAAGAGAGCTTTGGTGttattggagccagagtggatgaGGTTGGAGTAATATTTGGACCGGGCGGAGTTTAGTGTGTCTTTGTATTGCTGTATGTAGTCTGTGTAGATTTGGAGATGGACAGTTAAACCAGATTTCTTGTACAGTCTCTCACACTGGCGCTTACGGGACTTCATTTGATGGAGCTCAGGGGTGTACCACGGGGCAGTATGGGTGTCATGATCCACACCGTCTGTTCCGCGTTTTACCTCCTGTACtgctccatccctccctcacctgccggagctgggctgagctcctggctcctcctgcgcgcacctgcagctcatcagcgcaattacctccacctgctgcggagcataagaggagctgggaccaGACACTTGGCGCGAGATCGTCTGCGTTTCTTCACCCTGTTCTGTGCCGTTGTTCCTTCGTTCCTTCTTTCCTGCATACCTGCACTGCTTCATCCTGTTCATGGCCAGAGTGTCCGCATGTCTACATTCCTGCTCCCgctcgctcctgctcctgcctccgcaccccagctccggtacagtccagcctttgtcttcacctccttgtctcgtcctggactcCGGCTTGCTCCACGTCTCCCGCTCCGGCCCCGGTACTGTTCAACTCCTGGTCTTCACCCTCTTGTCTCATCCTGGACTCTGGCTCACACCTCGCTCCCAGTTCCTTGCTGGGTTAATGAACTTTTGTtaattatttcacaatctgtaaaataaacactgtaaatctgccccgagtctgcactctttggtccgctccACACACCGTTACGACAATGGGTGAAGGAGACGGTTTTAGTTTTGGTGGGGGCCAGTTTAtcaagacaggaggagagggtgtTGTTATAATGAGTGACAAGTTCAGAAGGGTTTtcagacagagggggaggggaggtaGCCAGTTTggaggagagaagaacagaAAGAGCTGGAGTGTCAATGGATTTTAGATTTCTGAAAGTTATTGTACGTTTTGCTTTATGGGCTGTGAGGGGGATTTGTATGTTGAAGGTTATGGCTGGAGAGATTGTTTATTGTGGGACCAGTGGAGCAAACCAGATCAAGAATGTGACCGTGAGTGTGCGTGGGGAAATTGACATAATGAGTGATGTTGAAGCATTGAAGAGGGTCCATGAATTCAGCAGCGGGTTTGGAGATGACATTGTCAATGTGGAAATTATAGTTATAGacttaataattataattatagacTTAATAATTATTAAGTCACCAAGCAGAAGGATGGAGGATGATATGGCACTTAATTGAGTCAGAAAGTCTGTGAGGTCTGGAAGGAATGAGGGGTTGGGCTTCAGGGGGCGGTAAATAACAGCAGTTTTAAGTGGAGATGGACTGGACAGTTTGAAAGCAGTATTTTCACTGTGTAGAACCTTGGCTTTCCTCAGATGCTGCATGAAGTACATCCTCTGTTGGGTTTTGTGGAtgatggagctgatggaggCTCCAACTTGAGGCCCTTAcaacatttagttacatttataataataataataataataatacattttatttgttaggcgcctttcaaggctctcaaggtcgccgtacacatatacacacatacacaatacaaatagaacaatgtaaaatgattaaaaatacatttaaaaacaaatatagattaaaagacagagcagttatggtcagagaggtcaggatgagaaggcctttctaaacagataagtttttagtttagatttgaatactgtcttaaagttacatctggccctttgagagcaaccattttgttgatgtggccctctgtgaaaataagTTTGAAGCCCCTGATATAGAGTTGAACCATGTAGTTGGAGCGTGAGAGGGAAGCATGAAAAAAGGTTGTACATTTTGGGGATTATAAACATTTTTACTGCAGTGAGAGAGTGGGAGGTTCATAAATGGTAGGAGTCTGTCTGTTCTTGCTTTAGAGGGTAGAGGGTGTAGTAGAGGTTGAACAGCTCTGACAACCTGGAGGTAGGTGAAGTAGGTGAGGTGTGAGATGCATATGGGGACTGGGGGTGGATTGGCTGTCACATATAATTTAGtgagtattttcagtttattgAGTAGTCAGAGATTTGTCAGAATGATTTGATGAGGTTAATGGTTTCATCCAGGGATGTTTGTCGATTTTGTAGAAATAGAAGAATCTCATCTGCATAGAGGCTTATTTTTTGGTGGGTgttgtgtgtctcagtgctgGAAATGAGATTATTCTGTCGTATAGTAGCAGAAAGTGGTTTAATGAATAGAGTAAACAGATATGGAGTGAGTGGGCATCCCTGTCTGGTTTCCTGGTGCATAGTAATTTTTGGTGAAGTTAGTTCATTAGTATTTACAGTGGCTGTTGGTGAAGTATATAGAATTTTAACCCAATCAATGAATGACCCCTGAACCCGGTATTGGACCCCGGAAGTAAAggatgccatcaggctgaaAAAGGAGTCCTATCAGGCCTGTTGgctgtgggactcctgaggcagctgataaGTACAGATGGACCAAGCATGGTTTTAACCACACTGTAAAGCAACactgtaactttctgttggtggCATGTCTTCTGCATTGTTCCATTGAGATAGATAGTgcagataggtttaatgctgtactgtggtatattatagccaaaaacacaacagtttcATGGAGATGAAgaggtacgagtcaggtttaTTGAGAGTCAAGCATGCTcagagaaactttttttttttttacttaaaaatttACACTTTGGGGCCTTAAATCATGGTACACAGAACTGTTTCTTTTAAGTAAAACACCGTACTTCGGTTCATCTTCACCGCTTGTAACTGAAGGTCCtagaaaaggagaaaaagagaaaagtttcattgtttttacactgaattttaatcttatgttacattttttagggttttatattttctgttttatatcAGTTAGTTCTTCAAGAACACAGGTCATTTACTTGTTCCTCAGGTGAATAAAGTCTTCTGTGCATTGCCACAACACAGATGTTTGTCCAGCCCATGTTGTGCAGATTCATAATCAAATATCACAGGGAAACAGACAGTGAACCTGATCTCCATTTAAataacatgtctgtgtaattcctcagtcgtccaggtgtgatccatagtaaaagaaaaattcagttctgtaactagataaaaagttgtagaagtgaagacgttcagAACTGAAGTGAAGTGTGCACCAGAATTTGATGCTTTGATAATAACACAGCTGGtttgtctgaaaagcttcagagaattttcagacagtttgaaattccagtctaattcaaactcacaaacactaagacagaaactggttcagccaaaggacaaaaccccaaaccacaaacaaaacaatgtgtctcctccattcagtgaagtgaAGAGTGAAGTGAGAGACACTGGAGACACTAAACAGTCACtgcataagagaatgaaccaacactgagagagcagctcaggacaccagtctgctgtgcatctacATCTctgtcttttactatggatcagacctggacgactgagggattacacagacataggaTAAACATGTAAATCCCCGTCTTTATGTACAGTTCTCGTTCCGTGGGAACGCACCAGTGGGCAGTGCTAGCAGctcattctggatgtttttcaTGGTTTATAAATGACTTCTCATTCATACAGATATTTTAGTCTTTTGTATTTACCTTTGTGGTCTATAAaactaacagacacagacacagcagtggTTAATTTTGTATAAGCATTGAGAGATACCTTTTAGGTCTTGTGTGTTCATGTTGACGTTGACCACAGAATAAATAGATCTGGGCTGCTCAGGCTCTGTggctgtaataaaaaaaataaataaaaaaacacatataaacacattggTTTTAAATTTAGGTTGCAGTATCACGCTTCTTAACTTCACAAACATAAATTATACTTAAAGAGGAAGTGGTTTTTTAACAGCCCTGCAGagacatttcaaaacattttccGTCTAAATATGTCACAGTTATTATATTACACAGAGTGAAAGTTATGAGACCAGCACATGAGGCCATTTTGTGCACTGACTGTGTAAAGGcgcactgtgaaacttttccGGTATGCAGATATCgttgctttgtctaaaatgttcttcAGTGTCGCGTTAAACTTGTTCAGCTCAATGGAGACGACACTGTTCACaataagaatccatgttttcaaGAGTCTTTAAGCTCTAGAAACATTTGTACTGGAATAAACACAAGATGAATGcagtactgcggaacattctaggcaaaatggagtaaaatagactttattttgaatggtgaaaagtgcttGAAAGAAACCCAGGACTAGATAAAAGTGTCATGTGGCAGTGAGTTCTATCACCCACTTTAGAGCCAacgattttaaacagtttgaaacTATTCTGTTCTAATAATCTTTTCTTACCTGGACGTCTGGAGTCTGGACCAGAACTGTTTGTACCtgtggttaaataaaaatagttttagAAAACTATGTGTTTGTCAAAGTCAAATGTTTGTTACCTTTGCAGTTTTTACAGATGATCATCAAAACTATCAGCAGCAAAGGCAGAACGACTAGAACAGAGACCAACAGAGCCCAAATAGACCCTGTTTCACCTGAAGAATCATGGACAGACGTGACGGAGCTATTCactgaagaaaaagaaaaaaaggtttatgtAAATCTAAGAACATGGACTTGTACCACCTCAGAGCCTATTTCTGTGTTTCAGACGACGTCACAACCTTCTATAGTTctgataatatttaatacaaatgggggCAGGTAAGATTAATATTgataaaacacagatttttgttgtaattttgtgAATTTTTGGGTCTTGTCAATAACAGAAACGATCAGGCTCAGCttatcttttgaatatttcatagggcagtacaatataatcaatagtAAAACTGACTCCTCCCCCCTCATGTgggtatgacatcatcacatactagaatctgaaaaccatcaaCAGGTTGTGTTCACTTGACATCCCAACGTTTGAGAATCCGTAaactttaaaactgagctggagacagctGAGGATTGTCAGGTGGATTTTGCTGTGTAAGTGTCAGATTTGCAgatgtttgacctggtttatgtttaatgtctctgtaattactgggcctgtccacatgaaacaaaaactgacagtTCAACATattctctgtcagcacaaataagcaaaagtgaaattatgtcacagcttcagaaagtggtgccattattgaACTCCAgagatgtgatattttgttatttaacttCATGATATGACATTAATATTACAGATTCATGGAGCCAGTCCCAAACAAACAATGACAATCTGAGATTATGACAGAACAACATTCAAGATGGAGAATCTCTCACCTCTCACAGCCAACCACTGCTCCTCAGACTCTCTGTCCTCTGAGGTTTGGCACTTGTAAACTCCTTCGTCCGTTTTGGAAACTTTGTTCAGAATCAACTTTCCAGAGGAACTGTTCCCGATCATTTCATCGTCTTTGTAGAAAAAGGACATGTATTTtgcagcagccattttgtctcTACAGAACAGAGTCAcgttctctccctccatcacaGGCTGATCAGGACACTCCAAGAGCACAGCTGGATAAAACAACCacacttttaaatattaaatgtgttcaaatattAGAACATTATCAGGACTCACCTTTAACTTGGAGCCAGTTTTCTTTTGAAAACTTCTTTTCAGATATGTTACATTTATAAAGCCCCTGATCGGACAGTGAGATGTTGTAGAGGGTCAACTCTCCAGATGAACTTGTGTCCACACGGACGCCATCTTTGTAGAAGTCAAACTTTGTGGAGGGTTTTAGGTTTGGGTTTTTAAGGCAACGAAGAGTAACATTATCTCCAACCATCACCGGACGAACTGGACTCTTCAGGATTACATTTGCTTTAAGGTAAAAAAATATGTCAGTACGATATACAGCTGGAGAAAATATcaacgataaatgataatactgaggcctttatgtcactgacacaatgaCCCTGAAGCAGGACTATTCCTCCAAAAAAACTATTTCATTTGTACAATATtttaatgaacatgagctgtaataaataaatgaaacacttaatgagacatgagttttttgggggtttttttcaaacaacaataaaaaaattccccaactagtacaaagaaaaagtaccatcAAAAAGCAAAAGGCCAACGAGAGGAAGATGGAGGTGAAACTCCAACAGAACAACACCAGAGGTTTGGAAGAGGCTGAAGTCCATTTCTGGTTCAATCTGCTCAATTTACTGATAAATAATTTCCATCCCATCTGTCCTGTGTCTACACCTCCCTGACGACCAGTCCACACCTGAGCACAGCCCCCTCAGACGACTGTTCATCAGCCCATCACCTCTGCTCCCACAACTGCCCCCAACAGAGGAGTCCAGCCCAGTGACTTTAGTTACATTGACATttaactgtacaacaactcaccTCATGTAATAGACAACCCCACGACATGTCAGTCACCACTTCATCTGTGCACTGTGTCCATACTCACCTCTTGTATAAAGCCtggatatattttgtatttactagTTTTTCTTATACTTATATAATTGTATAATTGTGCCTTTTTGACACCAGCCTGTTTTTTTAGTCTCAGTCAGTCTTTTTTGctaattattttgaatttatttttaccattcaTAATTTTGCCCTTgtttatattatagtgtaatgTGTGAGATACTgtgttcaaatacttttaaTTCTGTATCTAAAATGTCCTGTAGTGAGAACTATTAcaattgtatgtgtttctataaAACAGATGCAATGCAAAAGTCACGTACCTGAGACTGTGATCTGGACGCTCTCACTTCTCCTTCTGTTCTCGCTCTCACACCAGTATTCTCCAGAATCGCCCGGGTACACCATTGGAATGTGACACATTACAGAAGTTAAACCTTCTTTGTTACAAGAAGTTTTTTGGTTTCCTTTCCCTTTTCTCCGCAGCACCCTCCATTTGATCAGGTCATTGAAAAATCCCTCACATGTCACAGTGAGATTGGAGTATTCTAAGAGCTGCAGTTGTGACGGGACAATATGAGGGAAAGTACGCTCTGTGGAAGAACAGTCACATCTAAGGTTAAATTTTGTGTGAAGGAAATCCAAACTCTGCAAAATGTATATATGTCTGTTGTATTACTATTTTTAGATAGAAACAATGAAAAACCTATGacagagtataagggtcactttaaaaagaaattatatatatatataaacatagcATTTTGATGTTTAGGCCATAATTTCACGGAAATAAAGTCTGACTCAAAGTAAAGCTGCAATTTTTTCCAGATTTAGGGACAAGAGCATTTTGCCACCACAGCCACAGTGCAAAAGAATGGCCcttatttgagttaaaagattaaataaaaacctACGAACGATAGATGTAGAACTTTATATTGCTGATGTTTTAAACATAAATGACTCTCTGTGTGTAGCTGAGCGCTCCTGGACCGGACTCTGACAGGTGGAGGAGCCTTTGTGTGAACTTCACCAAATCATGTTTACACACTAAACTGTGACCATTTGcagacagaaaca
Proteins encoded:
- the LOC117386640 gene encoding uncharacterized protein LOC117386640, encoding MDLTASSISLMMNVLVLMLTVHYGLSQTSERTFPHIVPSQLQLLEYSNLTVTCEGFFNDLIKWRVLRRKGKGNQKTSCNKEGLTSVMCHIPMVYPGDSGEYWCESENRRRSESVQITVSANVILKSPVRPVMVGDNVTLRCLKNPNLKPSTKFDFYKDGVRVDTSSSGELTLYNISLSDQGLYKCNISEKKFSKENWLQVKAVLLECPDQPVMEGENVTLFCRDKMAAAKYMSFFYKDDEMIGNSSSGKLILNKVSKTDEGVYKCQTSEDRESEEQWLAVRVNSSVTSVHDSSGETGSIWALLVSVLVVLPLLLIVLMIICKNCKGTNSSGPDSRRPATEPEQPRSIYSVVNVNMNTQDLKGPSVTSGEDEPKYGVLLKRNSSVYHDLRPQSSLKLAAITPILKKPNLDPDNCANFRPISNLPFLSKILERVVGAQLQTHLTSNSFYEPFQSGFPLDTISHSILLSRLKNSLNITGSALLWLQSYLTNRPLQQGVPQGSVLGPLLFILYILPLVNIIRRHGLRFHCYADDIKLYISTTSINPTIHSTLTHCLTDIKNWMNHKFLKLNSDKTDFIIIGPHNITKSSQHFTLHFDNTTLSPSSLIRNLGSCDVAEVSLSFRNSQRQK